The following are encoded in a window of Pan troglodytes isolate AG18354 chromosome 4, NHGRI_mPanTro3-v2.0_pri, whole genome shotgun sequence genomic DNA:
- the RNF14 gene encoding E3 ubiquitin-protein ligase RNF14 isoform X1, whose product MSSEDREAQEDELLALASIYDGDEFRKAESVQGGETRIYLDLPQNFKIFVSGNSNECLQNSGFEYTICFLPPLVLNFELPPDYPSSSPPSFTLSGKWLSPTQLSALCKHLDNLWEEHRGSVVLFAWMQFLKEETLAYLNIVSPFELKIGSQKKVQRRTAQASPNTELDFGGAAGSDVDQEEIVDERAVQDVESLSNLIQEILDFDQAQQIKCFNSKLFLCNICFCEKLGSECMYFLECRHVYCKACLKDYFEIQIRDGQVQCLNCPEPKCPSVATPGQVKELVEAELFARYDRLLLQSSLDLMADVVYCPRPCCQLPVMQEPGCTMGICSSCNFAFCTLCRLTYHGVSPCKVTAEKLMDLRNEYLQADEANKRLLDQRYGKRVIQKALEEMESKEWLEKNSKSCPCCGTPIEKLDGCNKMTCTGCMQYFCWICMGSLSRANPYKHFNDPGSPCFNRLFYAVDVDDDIWEDEVED is encoded by the exons ATGTCGTCAGAAGATCGAGAAGCTCAGGAGGATGAATTGCTGGCCCTGGCAAGTATTTACGATGGAGATGAATTTAGAAAAGCAGAGTCTGTCCAAGGTGGAGAAACCAGGATCTATTTGGATTTGCCACAGAATTTCAAGATATTTGTGAGCG GCAATTCAAATGAGTGTCTCCAGAATAGTGGCTTTGAATACACCATTTGCTTTCTGCCTCCACTTGTGCTGAACTTTGAACTGCCACCAGATTATCCATCCTCTTCCCCACCTTCATTCACACTTAGTGGCAAATGGCTGTCACCAACTCAG CTATCTGCTCTATGCAAGCACTTAGACAACCTATGGGAAGAACACCGTGGCAGCGTGGTCCTGTTTGCCTGGATGCAATTTCTTAAGGAAGAGACCCTAGCATACTTGAATATTGTCTCTCCTTTTGAGCTCAAGATTGGTTCTCAGAAAAAAGTGCAGAGAAGGACAGCTCAAGCTTCTCCCAACACAGAGCTAGATTTTGGAGGAGCTGCTGGATCTGATGTAGACCAAGAGGAAATTGTGGATGAGAGAGCAGTGCAGGATGTGGAATCACTGTCAAATCTGATCCAGGAAATCTTGGACTTTGATCAAGCTCAGCAGATAAAATGCTTTAATAGTAAATTGTTCCTGTGCAATATCTGTTTCTGTGAGAAGCTGGGTAGTGAATGCATGTACTTCTTGGAGTGCAGGCATGTGTACTGCAAAGCCTGTTTGAAGGACTACTTTGAAATCCAGATCAGAGATGGCCAGGTTCAATGCCTCAACTGCCCAGAACCAAAGTGCCCTTCGGTGGCCACTCCTGGTCAG GTCAAAGAGTTAGTGGAAGCAGAGTTATTTGCCCGTTATGACCGCCTTCTCCTCCAGTCCTCCTTGGACCTGATGGCAGATGTGGTGTACTGCCCCCGGCCGTGCTGCCAGCTGCCTGTGATGCAGGAACCTGGCTGCACCATGGGTATCTGCTCCAGCTGCAATTTTGCCTTCTGTACTTTGTGCAGGTTGACCTACCATGGGGTCTCTCCATGTAAGGTGACTGCAG AGAAATTAATGGACTTACGAAATGAATACCTGCAAGCAGATGAGGCTAATAAAAGACTTTTGGATCAAAGGTATGGTAAGAGAGTGATTCAGAAGGCACTGGAAGAGATGGAAAGTAAGGAGTGGCTAGAGAAGAACTCAAAGAGCTGCCCATGTTGTGGAACTCCCATAGAG AAATTAGATGGATGTAACAAGATGACATGTACTGGCTGTATGCAATATTTCTGTTGGATTTGCATGGGTTCTCTCTCTAGAGCAAACCCTTACAAACATTTCAATGACCCTGGTTCACCATGTTTTAACCG GCTGTTTTATGCTGTGGATGTTGACGACGATATTTGGGAAGATGAGGTAGAAGACTAG
- the RNF14 gene encoding E3 ubiquitin-protein ligase RNF14 isoform X2 produces the protein MQFLKEETLAYLNIVSPFELKIGSQKKVQRRTAQASPNTELDFGGAAGSDVDQEEIVDERAVQDVESLSNLIQEILDFDQAQQIKCFNSKLFLCNICFCEKLGSECMYFLECRHVYCKACLKDYFEIQIRDGQVQCLNCPEPKCPSVATPGQVKELVEAELFARYDRLLLQSSLDLMADVVYCPRPCCQLPVMQEPGCTMGICSSCNFAFCTLCRLTYHGVSPCKVTAEKLMDLRNEYLQADEANKRLLDQRYGKRVIQKALEEMESKEWLEKNSKSCPCCGTPIEKLDGCNKMTCTGCMQYFCWICMGSLSRANPYKHFNDPGSPCFNRLFYAVDVDDDIWEDEVED, from the exons ATGCAATTTCTTAAGGAAGAGACCCTAGCATACTTGAATATTGTCTCTCCTTTTGAGCTCAAGATTGGTTCTCAGAAAAAAGTGCAGAGAAGGACAGCTCAAGCTTCTCCCAACACAGAGCTAGATTTTGGAGGAGCTGCTGGATCTGATGTAGACCAAGAGGAAATTGTGGATGAGAGAGCAGTGCAGGATGTGGAATCACTGTCAAATCTGATCCAGGAAATCTTGGACTTTGATCAAGCTCAGCAGATAAAATGCTTTAATAGTAAATTGTTCCTGTGCAATATCTGTTTCTGTGAGAAGCTGGGTAGTGAATGCATGTACTTCTTGGAGTGCAGGCATGTGTACTGCAAAGCCTGTTTGAAGGACTACTTTGAAATCCAGATCAGAGATGGCCAGGTTCAATGCCTCAACTGCCCAGAACCAAAGTGCCCTTCGGTGGCCACTCCTGGTCAG GTCAAAGAGTTAGTGGAAGCAGAGTTATTTGCCCGTTATGACCGCCTTCTCCTCCAGTCCTCCTTGGACCTGATGGCAGATGTGGTGTACTGCCCCCGGCCGTGCTGCCAGCTGCCTGTGATGCAGGAACCTGGCTGCACCATGGGTATCTGCTCCAGCTGCAATTTTGCCTTCTGTACTTTGTGCAGGTTGACCTACCATGGGGTCTCTCCATGTAAGGTGACTGCAG AGAAATTAATGGACTTACGAAATGAATACCTGCAAGCAGATGAGGCTAATAAAAGACTTTTGGATCAAAGGTATGGTAAGAGAGTGATTCAGAAGGCACTGGAAGAGATGGAAAGTAAGGAGTGGCTAGAGAAGAACTCAAAGAGCTGCCCATGTTGTGGAACTCCCATAGAG AAATTAGATGGATGTAACAAGATGACATGTACTGGCTGTATGCAATATTTCTGTTGGATTTGCATGGGTTCTCTCTCTAGAGCAAACCCTTACAAACATTTCAATGACCCTGGTTCACCATGTTTTAACCG GCTGTTTTATGCTGTGGATGTTGACGACGATATTTGGGAAGATGAGGTAGAAGACTAG
- the GNPDA1 gene encoding glucosamine-6-phosphate isomerase 1 isoform X2, whose translation MKLIILEHYSQASEWAAKYIRNRIIQFNPGPEKYFTLGLPTGSTPLGCYKKLIEYYKNGDLSFKYVKTFNMDEYVGLPRDHPESYHSFMWNNFFKHIDIHPENTHILDGNAVDLQAECDAFEEKIKAAGGIELFVGGIGPDGHIAFNEPGSSLVSRTRVKTLAMDTILANARFFDGELTKVPTMALTVGVGTVMDAREVMILITGAHKAFALYKAIEEGVNHMWTVSAFQQHPRTVFVCDEDATLELKVKTVKYFKGLMLVHNKLVDPLYSIKEKETEKSQSSKKPYSD comes from the exons ATGAAGCTCATCATCCTGGAGCACTATTCTCAGGCCAGCGAGTGGGCGGCTAAATACATCAGGAACCGCATCATCCAGTTTAACCCAGGGCCAGAGAAGTACTTCACCCTGGGGCTTCCCACTG GGAGTACCCCACTTGGCTGCTACAAGAAGCTGATTGAATACTATAAGAATGGGGACCTGTCCTTTAAATATGTGAAGACTTTCAACATGGATGAGTACGTGG GCCTTCCTCGAGACCACCCGGAGAGTTACCACTCCTTCATGTGGAACAACTTCTTCAAGCACATTGACATCCACCCAGAAAACACCCACATTCTGGATGGGAATGCAGTCGACCTACAGGCAGAATGTGATGCCTTTGAAgagaagatcaaggctgcaggtGGGATCGAGCTATTTGTTGGAG GCATCGGCCCTGATGGACACATTGCCTTCAACGAGCCAGGCTCCAGTCTGGTGTCCAGGACCCGTGTGAAGACGCTGGCCAtggataccatcctggccaatgctAGGTTCTTCGATGGAGAACTCACCAAGGTGCCCACCATGGCCTTGACGGTGGGGGTGGGCACTGTCATGGATGCTAGAGAG GTGATGATCCTTATCACAGGTGCTCACAAGGCATTTGCTCTGTACAAGGCCATCGAGGAGGGAGTGAACCACATGTGGACCGTGTCTGCCTTCCAGCAGCATCCCCGCACCGTGTTTGTGTGTGACGAGGATGCCACCTTGGAGCTGAAAGTGAAGACTGTCAAGTATTTCAAAG gttTAATGCTTGTTCATAACAAGTTGGTGGACCCCTTGTACAGtatcaaagagaaagaaactgagaaaaGCCAATCTTCGAAGAAACCATACAGCGATTAG
- the GNPDA1 gene encoding glucosamine-6-phosphate isomerase 1 isoform X1 → MSSFWSDYLFPFVLWGKLRTQRGSQSKDKMKLIILEHYSQASEWAAKYIRNRIIQFNPGPEKYFTLGLPTGSTPLGCYKKLIEYYKNGDLSFKYVKTFNMDEYVGLPRDHPESYHSFMWNNFFKHIDIHPENTHILDGNAVDLQAECDAFEEKIKAAGGIELFVGGIGPDGHIAFNEPGSSLVSRTRVKTLAMDTILANARFFDGELTKVPTMALTVGVGTVMDAREVMILITGAHKAFALYKAIEEGVNHMWTVSAFQQHPRTVFVCDEDATLELKVKTVKYFKGLMLVHNKLVDPLYSIKEKETEKSQSSKKPYSD, encoded by the exons ATGTCCTCCTTCTGGAGCGATTACCTTTTCCCTTTTGTGCTTTGGGGGAAACTGAGGACCCAGAGGGGTTCGCAAAGCAAG GACAAGATGAAGCTCATCATCCTGGAGCACTATTCTCAGGCCAGCGAGTGGGCGGCTAAATACATCAGGAACCGCATCATCCAGTTTAACCCAGGGCCAGAGAAGTACTTCACCCTGGGGCTTCCCACTG GGAGTACCCCACTTGGCTGCTACAAGAAGCTGATTGAATACTATAAGAATGGGGACCTGTCCTTTAAATATGTGAAGACTTTCAACATGGATGAGTACGTGG GCCTTCCTCGAGACCACCCGGAGAGTTACCACTCCTTCATGTGGAACAACTTCTTCAAGCACATTGACATCCACCCAGAAAACACCCACATTCTGGATGGGAATGCAGTCGACCTACAGGCAGAATGTGATGCCTTTGAAgagaagatcaaggctgcaggtGGGATCGAGCTATTTGTTGGAG GCATCGGCCCTGATGGACACATTGCCTTCAACGAGCCAGGCTCCAGTCTGGTGTCCAGGACCCGTGTGAAGACGCTGGCCAtggataccatcctggccaatgctAGGTTCTTCGATGGAGAACTCACCAAGGTGCCCACCATGGCCTTGACGGTGGGGGTGGGCACTGTCATGGATGCTAGAGAG GTGATGATCCTTATCACAGGTGCTCACAAGGCATTTGCTCTGTACAAGGCCATCGAGGAGGGAGTGAACCACATGTGGACCGTGTCTGCCTTCCAGCAGCATCCCCGCACCGTGTTTGTGTGTGACGAGGATGCCACCTTGGAGCTGAAAGTGAAGACTGTCAAGTATTTCAAAG gttTAATGCTTGTTCATAACAAGTTGGTGGACCCCTTGTACAGtatcaaagagaaagaaactgagaaaaGCCAATCTTCGAAGAAACCATACAGCGATTAG